From Argopecten irradians isolate NY chromosome 2, Ai_NY, whole genome shotgun sequence, the proteins below share one genomic window:
- the LOC138315148 gene encoding uncharacterized protein — MKGLLCLGVTICLVEICSAHLCLLSPRQRGSLSGFNKAAAEDCYLTQGECGGRMSDPDNMSIYKRGMNYTVILQKNLDHHNDTDPGSFDISLHHKTSFSYYTRTLATIPDTAETSLTLYMADVHIPRDLQLSESPAYILEVTYNTNTLPITFRQCADVLILE, encoded by the coding sequence ATGAAGGGTTTACTTTGTCTGGGGGTTACGATTTGTTTGGTAGAGATCTGCTCTGCCCATCTATGTCTCCTGAGTCCTCGACAGAGAGGCTCTCTGTCCGGGTTCAATAAGGCCGCTGCTGAAGATTGCTACTTAACCCAAGGTGAATGTGGCGGGCGGATGAGTGATCCAGACAATATGTCCATCTACAAACGTGGGATGAACTATACAGTTATCCTACAGAAGAACTTGGATCACCATAACGACACGGACCCGGGATCATTTGACATCAGCCTCCACCACAAGACAAGTTTTTCCTACTACACACGAACCTTGGCGACCATACCGGACACTGCAGAGACCTCTCTGACCCTATATATGGCTGACGTACACATTCCCCGCGACCTTCAACTCAGTGAGAGTCCTGCTTACATCCTTGAGGTCACTTACAATACAAACACCCTCCCCATCACCTTCCGGCAGTGCGCAGACGTCCTCATCCTCGAATGA
- the LOC138316965 gene encoding solute carrier family 52, riboflavin transporter, member 3-B-like — MPGGRRCQYGEINILLYLTVILFGVASWVAVNGLLIELPVLVPHLPEGWALPSYLIMIMQPANIGPIFVTLAYILTNDKLNEKVVIYTILTIGALACLLLSFFWKNTSVVAGEEHSTALMTLHFFLSVVDCTSSVLFLPFMSLFRVQYMTGYFIGEGMSGLIPSLVALAQGVGKISCKNVSIMDTTTNLSSFEIQTIYQEPYFPVEHFFLFLFAMMILCGLAFSLLNYLPYFKKEHVTRKKLCSNTDPMELQTSKSRNDKPTEVGESLIHGLESDVVLNAPPAPHHSMSTKNYLYFLCLVVWINALTNGVLPSIQTYSCLPYGYNAYHLAMTLANIANPSACVVALLLPVPTSLVISILTFVGTALSTFIVVTAVQSPSPVLYEESAGPYVVVTVWVVMAFLMVFSKVSLATLFRKEGKRALLWCGAMTQVGSVSGAIVTYLLVNVAKTFHSASACP; from the exons ATGCCTGGAGGAAGACGGTGTCAATATGGGGAAATCAACATTCTGCTGTACCTAACCGTGATCCTATTCGGCGTGGCTTCCTGGGTAGCCGTCAATGGTTTATTAATAGAACTACCTGTCCTCGTACCACACCTGCCCGAGGGCTGGGCCTTACCCTCGTATTTGATCATGATTATGCAGCCAGCCAACATTGGACCGATCTTTGTCACTCTGGCCTACATACTTACCAATGATAAACTAAACGAGAAGGTGGTTATATATACCATCCTCACAATCGGAGCTCTTGCCTGTCTTCTGCTGTCATTCTTCTGGAAGAATACCTCCGTAGTGGCAGGAGAGGAACACAGCACTGCCCTGATGACCTTACATTTCTTCTTGTCCGTAGTCGACTGCACATCATCCGTCCTCTTCCTGCCATTCATGTCCTTATTTAGAGTGCAATATATGACCGGATATTTCATTGGAGAAGGCATGAGTGGGTTGATACCAAGTCTTGTTGCCCTGGCACAAGGCGTTGGGAAAATATCGTGTAAAAATGTCTCTATTATGGACACAACGACTAACCTGTCTTCATTCGAAATCCAAACCATCTATCAAGAACCTTATTTTCCCGTCGaacatttctttttgtttctcTTTGCTATGATGATATTATGTGGATTGGCATTTTCATTATTGAATTACCTACCGTACTTCAAGAAGGAACATGTTACAAGAAAGAAACTCTGCAGCAATACAGACCCTATGGAGTTACAGACGTCTAAATCACGGAACGATAAGCCAACAGAAGTGGGTGAATCTCTTATTCATGGTCTGGAAAGCGATGTGGTGTTGAACGCGCCACCAGCTCCTCACCATTCAATGTCCACTAAGAATTATCTTTACTTCTTGTGTTTAGTGGTTTGGATTAATGCTCTTACCAATGGCGTCCTCCCGTCTATCCAGACGTATTCGTGTCTTCCCTACGGCTACAATGCCTACCACCTCGCGATGACACTTGCAAATATTGCTAACCCGTCGGCTTGTGTGGTGGCTTTATTACTTCCGGTTCCGACAAGCCTCGTCATCAGTATTCTAACCTTCGTTGGAACGGCTTTGTCGACTTTCATCGTTGTTACGGCTGTCCAAAGCCCCTCCCCGGTGTTGTATGAAGAATCGGCAGGACCGTATGTTGTG GTAACGGTATGGGTAGTGATGGCCTTCCTCATGGTCTTCTCCAAGGTCTCCCTGGCAACGTTGTTCCGGAAGGAAGGGAAGAGGGCGCTGCTGTGGTGTGGAGCAATGACACAGGTCGGATCAGTATCAGGGGCCATCGTCACTTATCTGTTGGTTAATGTGGCGAAAACATTTCACAGCGCGTCCGCTTGTCCTTAA
- the LOC138316967 gene encoding solute carrier family 52, riboflavin transporter, member 3-B-like encodes MPGGRRCQYGEINILLYLTVILFGVASWVAVNGLLIELPVLVPHLPEGWALPSYLIMIMQPANIGPIFVTLAYILTNDKLNEKVVIYTILTIGALACLLLSFFWKNTSVVAGEEHSTALMTLHFFLSVVDCTSSVLFLPFMSLFRVQYMTGYFIGEGMSGLIPSLVALAQGVGKISCKNVSIMDTTTNLSSFEIQTIYQEPYFPVEHFFLFLFAMMILCGLAFSLLNYLPYFKKEHVTRKKLCSNTDPMELQTSKSRNDKPTEVGESLIHGLESDVVLNAPPAPHHSMSTKNYLYFLCLVVWINALTNGVLPSIQTYSCLPYGYNAYHLAMTLANIANPSACVVALLLPVPTSLVISILTFVGTALSTFIVVTAVQSPSPVLYEESAGPYVVVTVWVVMAFLMVFSKVSLATLFRKEGKRALLWCGAMTQVGSVSGAIVTYLLVNVAKTFHSASACS; translated from the exons ATGCCTGGAGGAAGACGGTGTCAATATGGGGAAATCAACATTCTGCTGTACCTAACCGTGATCCTATTCGGCGTGGCTTCCTGGGTAGCCGTCAATGGTTTATTAATAGAACTACCTGTCCTCGTACCACACCTGCCCGAGGGCTGGGCCTTACCCTCGTATTTGATCATGATTATGCAGCCAGCCAACATTGGACCGATCTTTGTCACTCTGGCCTACATACTTACCAATGATAAACTAAACGAGAAGGTGGTTATATATACCATCCTCACAATCGGAGCTCTTGCCTGTCTTCTGCTGTCATTCTTCTGGAAGAATACCTCCGTAGTGGCAGGAGAGGAACACAGCACTGCCCTGATGACCTTACATTTCTTCTTGTCCGTAGTCGACTGCACATCATCCGTCCTCTTCCTGCCATTCATGTCCTTATTTAGAGTGCAATATATGACCGGATATTTCATTGGAGAAGGCATGAGTGGGTTGATACCAAGTCTTGTTGCCCTGGCACAAGGCGTTGGGAAAATATCGTGTAAAAATGTCTCTATTATGGACACAACGACTAACCTGTCTTCATTCGAAATCCAAACCATCTATCAAGAACCTTATTTTCCCGTCGaacatttctttttgtttctcTTTGCTATGATGATATTATGTGGATTGGCATTTTCATTATTGAATTACCTACCGTACTTCAAGAAGGAACATGTTACAAGAAAGAAACTCTGCAGCAATACAGACCCTATGGAGTTACAGACGTCTAAATCACGGAACGATAAGCCAACAGAAGTGGGTGAATCTCTTATTCATGGTCTGGAAAGCGATGTGGTGTTGAACGCGCCACCAGCTCCTCACCATTCAATGTCCACTAAGAATTATCTTTACTTCTTGTGTTTAGTGGTTTGGATTAATGCTCTTACCAATGGCGTCCTCCCGTCTATCCAGACGTATTCGTGTCTTCCCTACGGCTACAATGCCTACCACCTCGCGATGACACTTGCAAATATTGCTAACCCGTCGGCTTGTGTGGTGGCTTTATTACTTCCGGTTCCGACAAGCCTCGTCATCAGTATTCTAACCTTCGTTGGAACGGCTTTGTCGACTTTCATCGTTGTTACGGCTGTCCAAAGCCCCTCCCCGGTGTTGTATGAAGAATCGGCAGGACCGTATGTTGTG GTAACGGTATGGGTAGTGATGGCCTTCCTCATGGTCTTCTCCAAGGTCTCCCTGGCAACGTTGTTCCGGAAGGAAGGGAAGAGGGCGCTGCTGTGGTGTGGAGCAATGACACAGGTCGGATCAGTATCAGGGGCCATCGTCACTTATCTGTTGGTTAATGTGGCGAAAACATTTCACAGCGCGTCCGCTTGTTCTTAA